In Ictalurus punctatus breed USDA103 chromosome 18, Coco_2.0, whole genome shotgun sequence, the genomic stretch GAGTCACAGGAACTGTTAAAACTAATATAATTTGTTAAGTGAAATGAATTAACCGAAGGCTACGTATTACATGTTAAGCCTTAGGCTTGAGTTACAAAGTAGCAAAAATTTTGGTATGTCATGGCCACAACATAATAATCTGTGACCATGAGATACTTAGGCCTATTAAAAAATACTTATTGGTTGGAATTTTGGCTCACTTTGCTCTGTCCAAGGACCCTGGGATTGTTCCACACTCAGTTTGTCACTCTTAATCAGTTTCCATATCTTACCATCTCATTACTGGATAATAAGCTTTAGAGTTTGGAAGGGAGCATAATGGAGAGGAGATTATACAGCCCCCTAAGGACGTGTTTCTGGGTTCGTTCTCAGGAATACGTGCCTCTATGCATCTTGAATCGAATTATTACCAGAATCAGGATTACTTTCCTAACAGTAAACAGCCAAGTGTTTGTAGAATCGTGCTCAGGATCACATGCTGTCTGCATGTAGTTCGGCACCGAATGCAAATGGCACCTGTGGCTCTCTAAACATTTCCAGGCTTATTTCCCCGCATCTGATCAGCTTACGTTTTCagtgtaacaaaataaaatgcaaacaaaatctcATGTGTTCTGCCACAGCACGGGGCTCACTCCGGGGCGTGCGTGTGCTCAAAAATGTCACAACCTCATATTTCTGGACGTCCTGAGTTTGTCGATGAGTTCGCTGAGCATCATTGCTATGGTCTGCTGCGTCGAGACATTACTGACCTCAATTTGGAAAGGAGTGGACTTTAAGAAAGCCCGTTCCTGTGAGGATTTAGCTAATCCTGTCATGCAGACAGACTGTATGAAGCCTGAATGGGCCTTTTATGTACAGCCATACAGTGTCTGTTTGAACCTGTGAAAAcaatgaaagtgttttatttaaccacttcttcctttttttatgCAAAATCTACTTTCctgaaataacaataatgttGAAAGGGGAAGTtgctgctttcttttctttcagatgcaacaagattttttaaaaaaaattttcagaTAGTGATGGTGTAATCTAATGTAGAAGAaggaaccaaaacaaaatatttgacACAGAGgctcctgtttaaaaaaacaaaaaacaaaagtttaGCCGGTTGTTATTTACATAATCAGCTTAAGGTGCATTGCGGGATTTATTTTGAACAAAGCTCATCAGTGAGTCACTCCACAAACTCGCCTCCTCTTTTTGTTTACATGCCAGCCTCGTTTACTCAAAACGCGCATCTGAGTCTGTACTGGCCATTTGTTTTCTATTCAGACTTCTTTTCTTCAACATACCTGAGTTGTAGGTTAAAATATTCACTATCGTAGAGTGCATGCTTGTAGCTAATGGACCATTAGCAAAAGGTATATCGGATAAATCCAAAAAAGGCTTCAGTGTAAAGGGCCATTGGTGGGTATCGTTAGTTAATTAGGATAATTTGGTGTATTTATGGAGATCATCATTGACACTGTGGCACAGTTATTCAAGCCCACTTGCATATCAGAATGAAGGCCTCGTGGAGAGCATAAGAAAGAGATTAGCGCCGCTGTGTCCTAGTGACGCATTGTGGCACAACTAGTAGCCACCCACTGTATTCCCAATGCAGAACAGTCGTACCCTTGCGAGAGCCTCACACACGCCGGATGATTACTGCCCAGAGACTCCTACTGAAAAGAATTTCTAAAGACTGTGGGTTCACTTTGCACTCCCTAACCCTGAACCTTGAAcgaaatcttttaaaaaaacaaactacagGCTGATAAACTAGCGagctttttattaaatattatgtgAGCTGTTTGGATTCCCCATGGCTGCTTTTCTCACTAAAGCAAGCAGAGCCAGTGAGCAGTGAATGAAGGCAGTCATTGTACGTGTTGTCTGAAGTCCAAGTGGTGACTTTAAGCGCTGAGCTCTTGCCTGCACCAATTTTGCTTGAACCGTAAAgtttctccaggttctctgcCAAGATAAACAGTATATCGTGCAGATAAAAGGGTCTATTTCAGCCTCTCTATTGTATGCCGAATTACAGGGATGTTTTCGTTGCTTTTTTCACCAAATTCCTTCTTTGTCCCACCTGTCTTTGATGTACAAAAGCAGAGTACAGACGCGGTACTGTACGAGACAAACTGTTTAAGTTTTCACATCCGTACCATGAAACAGGTCATGTTAAGTTTTTGTCTACATGACCCCTATATTTTTAGTAGGAAATCCAATTTTTGGAAATGTCAGACTTGTTTGTATATCTACATAGTATCTGTGTAGTCccacccattctctctctctctctctctctctctctctctctctctctcaaaaaaaaaaagaatatgtcTTCGAATAGGACTTTCAAGATCTTGGTGAAAATTCTATTCCCAAAATCCACAAGCTGGTGTTAGTTGCTTATGAACTGTGTTTCAGGTGAACGTTAAAGGAATGACGCATGAATAAGGAGTGTTGCTATTGCAAATCGTCCCTGACCACGCCCAcgctgaaataaaaataatacgcTGTATGGCTGTTGTAAATATCAGCACCAGGAACATGATGTCCTTGGTAAGGAACTAGGCACTCTCGCTCTTGTATCAATATTAGTAAAGCCTCAAGATACGCAATCAGACAGCTGTATTGACTGGCTCCTGTTCACATTGCCCATCCTTGAGCTTCTCTATAAAAAAGGATCACTTCTGCCTTCCTTGCTTGATGTTATCGCTGTATAGTGAGCGTTTTAACTGATAGCAATATGGAGGTCTGATGTAAATGTGGGTGTAAATGCGGTTCCAGCTGGGCAAATATCCAGGTGAAAATGTACACCGTGTAGTGGAGGCTGTCATTGTTTCAGGCTACTCGGATGACACTGCAAATGCAATTATTAAAGCTTTGTGAATGTGATGTAAGAGTATTATTTGTCattatggggaaaaaagggaTGTTTGACAAATGAATGATactataaatacagtatactAATGCAATTATTATCCTCGGGTTATAACAGCAATGGTTTGAGTTTGGTTAATGTATCAAATGTGCCAAGGAATGTGATACAGTCAGTATTGTCTTCCTgctctaattaaaaaaatattaggaAAGGATTTTACGCTATTCTGTACGACTGCAGTTTGGCAAAACATTGAGGCTGGAATTCTGAGGACGCTCAGACTGGAATTAGTGACACTGCTCATTCAGTCTTGTGACGACTAGATCCTTTGTGcgaaggggaaaaaatggaatGCCGCATGAATCATTCAGCAAATGATTGGCAGTTCTCGCACACgcctacacacacccactctaTCTGTTTCATTCCTCATTCATAGGTGAGTGGAAACAAAACAAGCTTCTCTGCTGCTGCTGACATTTATTCACGTTGACAAACCCCGAAACGTCTCGACTCCATTCATCTACAAGCAGCCATGGTGGACAAACTGGCCTCTGTAGGACGCATGCTGTTGCGGCGCCGTGTTCTGGACTGTTCCAGCGTGGAGACCCGCTTCGCCCGCTGCCTCTCCACTCTGGATCTGGTGGCTCTGGGTGTGGGCTCTACACTCGGTGCTGGCGTCTATGTGTTGGCTGGAGAGGTAGCAAGAGAGAAGGCAGGTCCCGCTATTGTCTTGTGTTTCCTGGTGGCAGCCCTGTCGTCCATGCTGGCAGGACTTTGCTATGCAGAGTTTGGGGCTCGAGTGCCAAAGACGGGCTCGGCTTACCTGTACAGCTACGTGACTGTGGGAGAAATCTGGGCTTTCATTACTGGCTGGAACCTCATCCTGTCTTATGTCATCGGTGAGTTGTGTGACTGGCCTTGTATTGATATTTGAGACATTTGACATTTGACGATGGAGGTAATGAGGCTTCTTGTGATCTTCAGGTACAGCAAGTGTTGCTCGAGCTTGGAGCTCCACCTTTGATAACCTGATAGAGCAGCGAATCTCGACCTTCTTCAGGTCCGTCATGTCCATGAAGGTCCCAGGCAATGTGCTTGCTGAGTACCCAGACCTGTTCGCTCTCGTTCTCATTCTGCTGCTGACTGGTGAGCAAACTATTAATGTCGACACATAGATCATTTTTCACGCATGCAGAATGTTACACAAGAGAAAGCGTTTCattcattgtttcatttttaGGTCTACTTGCGTttggtgtgaatgagtctgCTCTCGTCAACAAAATCTTCACTGGAATCAACTTGGTGGTGTTGGGATTTGTTATGATCTCAGGCTTCGTGAAAGGAAATACAGCAAACTGGAATCTCACAAAGGATGACTTTGTCAATGATACCAACATTACAGCACCAGAGTGagttatattttaacatttcatttctcatgTTGGATGTGTGATGTATACGCCTGTGGTGGTAAGACGTGTTCTGATATCCTCAGATATGTTTTGAAATCTTTTGGAGATGGTGGTTTTGCACCATTTGGCTTCAGAGGCATCTTGGCTGGTGCGGCCACCTGTTTCTACGCCTTTGTGGGTTTCGACTGCATCGCAACTACAAGTGAGTCCTCATAATCCTCCTGTTGTTCCCCTGTGTTGTGTCTGAGTACTGTTTAGTTTATTGAATGCCATGACTGATGTGTTAAATCTGAACCCATTTTCTGTAGGTGAGGAAGCCAAGAACCCAATGCGCTCCATCCCTGTGGGCATTGTTGTCTCTCTGCTCATCTGCTTCTTCGCCTATTTTGGTGTGTCCGCCGCACTCACACTAATGATGCCATATTACAAACTCAATACCCAGAGCCCTTTGCCTGAGGCCTTCAGCTATGTGGGCTGGGCACCAGCACGATACATAGTGGCTGTGGGTTCGCTCTGCGCCCTTTCTACCAGGTAAGACGATCAGGGAGTTAGAAAAGAACTTTGTTGGTATGGATATTTGTTTTGAAGTGAATGTGTTGTTATGTGGGAATTTGATGAAGAGAGCTGGCAAGTAAATGAGTCTTACAACGTGTGTCCATACATTTGAATCAAGAGCATATCTGGGCTGAGTTAAGTGATCACGATAGCATTACATGAAACACTCTCTCTGCCAGTGAAGATGATGTTAACTTTACAGTGCTGTGGAGAAACTGGGCGTGAAGACATGTTTGAACAGTTGAACAGTTTTGCTTATAGACAGCGAGAACAGCAGAAAAATTCTTCTGACCCAGTGAAGTCCAATACAGTGTTTGTCTCTCATCCTTCAGTCTGCTGGGCTCCATGTTTCCCATGCCACGTGTAATCTACGCCATGGCCGAGGACGGGCTGCTGTTTCGCTTTCTCTCCAGCATAAACAAGCGCACCAAAACCCCGCTCCTGGCCACGGCCGTGTCTGGCTTCGTAGCCGGTGAGAAAAGCTCTTTGCTTGAGAGTTTGTACAATGTAGGACTGGGCAAGATGATATAATATTATCACAATGACATTGTGATAAATTGTCAAATTTCCCATCcgtccaggattttgtgatttcgcgatcacagaaataaatgtattttcgcagatttgggccaagacgcgccATGTGACGTCATAACAACGCGCTTTCAGCCAAAGTCCTCTTCGATTTGCTTGCGCCGAACATgattacagctaaaaggtctcatttaccaacaaacatgacTGTGAAAGACCtcgcaaaacaatttcgtgcaattgcaatttcgtgcaattgcaatttcgtcaatccaagtagttttctgcaaaacaaaGTGCAAGTTTCTTAGATATTGAAGGTATAGAACATTTTTCTCTAGTGGaccaaaaacatttgttttttgtcatttgtgAGTTCATAAAAATTGGGAGAAGCACGCTTCTTTAcatttttgtagacattaagTAAAATCACCACAAGCTCTGTTTTTCAAGCTTTTAGATTAAATGGCTGTTTCTCCCACTATTTGTTAACGATGCATATTAGAATAATAGAAATATGTATAATAGAAATGTCTGAGTATCGTGATAATGTTTTCATCATATCACCACCCCTAGTAGAATCATATGGCTCGCAATTAGGTAATGTACTTCTTTTATCTTTGGTAGCACTCATGGCTTTCCTGTTTGACCTGGCTGCATTGGTTGACCTCATGTCTATTGGGACATTGCTGGCCTACTCTCTGGTGGCTGTTTGTGTTCTCATTCTCAGGTATGCAAGAACTTAGATCCATTCTAAACATATTTCTTCACTCATAACGTTGTGTACGTGGAAtgacttgtttgtgtgtgtgtagataccAGCCGGGAATGCTTGGCTCCTCCAGTCAGAGTGAGAAATTGGTGGAGCTGGTGGGAGGTGAGAAGGTGGCTGTGTCTGCAGACAGTGGAGATGAATATTGTCTTGATTCAGACGATCGTCTGCCCAGGGAAGAGTTCTCCTTTAAGCTACTATTGGTTCCCTCCAGGGACACCCCGACCAAAATGTCTGGAACAATCGTCTATGCTGTAACTGCGATTATCTGTAAGAACTGTGCaattgcacacttttttttttctttgctttatgCAACCAGTTTAGTCAGTGTAGGGCTGTGTGATGGAGCTAAATGATCACAATTATTCCTTCCTACTGCACATTAAGCCTTTCATTGACTAGTATAAGTACCTTTGAATCAAAATAAGACAGGTCGTTAGTCACTTTAATGAGTCAATCATGTTACTACAGTTTGTCTCTaaacaaatggatggatgggtagaggGTTTGGATTGATGGAATGATGGTGGGTTTGGTTTGAAGGATAGATATATGGACGGAGGAATAGAATGAAGAGAATGCGTGGAAAAATGGGaagatgaaaaaagaaaggggagggttgaatggatggagggatcGAAAGGATGAATGGAGGGATTGGATGGATAGAGTTGGGTGGAAAGGAAAAGGATGGATGGGTCAATGGAGGAGTTGGATGGCTGGAGGAAATGGATGAAGACAATGCATGGATTGATGGAAAGATGAGTAGAAGGGGTTGATTGGATGGGTGACCAAATAGATATACGGATAGGgggattggatggatggatggatagatgaatagacagagagaaatctTGCTCCATGATTATTTGTGTAGCCCAGCTTCAATGTGctttttcacaaaaatacaaacaaaaagaccagactaaatataaacaaaggTTTAATGGATTAGTATAAATTCACTGTTGGAACAGAAGTGTAATTTGATCCGGCTCATCCACAGAGAGTGTAAACCGTGTGTACTGTGTTCCCTCAGCCATGCTGATCACTGTGCTGTGTGGCGTGTTGGCCTTGTGGCTGGACGAATTGATGAACGGCCATCCTGTGTGGGTGGCCGTGTGTGCCGTTCTCACGTTGCTGTGCTTCTTCTGTGTCATCATCATCTGGAGGCAGCCCGAGAGCAAAGAAGTGCTCACCTTCAAGGTACTCATGAGATAAATAATTCTTTGTGTCAGTATATGTTCAGTATGAGTTGCTAAGcctgatgtttttcttctgcaggTGCCTCTTCTGCCTTGGCTGCCTCTGTTTAGTGTTTTTGTCAATATCTACCTCATGATGCAGCTGGATCTGGCCACGTGGTGCCGCTTTGCAGTTTGGATGGCTGTTGGTGAGCACACTATTTTTAACTATGTGTTTAAAATGCCATACTTGTACACTGCACATTGCACCAGTATCCTGGGTTGTTACGGTGTCACGGTTCCATGGTGTATGGATCAGACAGTTACCTCACCgtagacattttaaaaatactgaTCTattacaacctttttttttttttttttaaacctcatcTAGTTACTTAGTTCAGTGGTTCTCATTCGTTTCTAAATCATACAACAGCAGCCTCAGTTTCTCTGCGCAGGGAATGAAATTGCACAGAAAAACCTTTGGTTGTGTAATCACATTCTGTTGCTTCCTCTGCTGCCACTCCTAGCATGTTCGTACCTCTCTCATACACAACAGCTTTCAAACACACAGAAGAACATGGCATTGCTGAAGATATCTGCACATCCCAtgataacttttatttttgtttgtttgggacaGCGCCACCGTTCCTCACAGCCATGCTCGCTTTCAGCTTATAAAAGCAACATGAAAAATACTGACCGTTTTAGAGAAGTTGTTCTCTGAAATATCAAGGCGGTGCAAAACTTATGTAACAGTGTTTCTTAACACTGTGATGGCATGAAACGGATATTTTTAGACTAGGTTGTCATAACCAGGAACATTTCTAATGTCATATCCGAACTATTTACTATACTATatgttttatacagtatgattttttttttttgtattctacAGTCATTATGTACTTTATGCCTTAGAATAATGTTACACTACTTACTTTTTTATTGACCATGATTCaaaatgtttttccatttgttgATTTAAGCTAAATATGACCGACCGTAAGTAAACCAGTACAAAAAGCTAAAGCTGCCGTCCTGAGCGtttgcctctctatcgccatctctgtttaaaacataaaattcCACGTTACAAAAAAATTGCAGagttgctttgttttttaaacgtGGGCTGAGCGGgtgaatctgatggtttgaggtataCGTATGCgttgtatattagctccaatactTGTTACCAGAGGTGGTGGTGGATACGGTTTTCTTTGGAGTAGAGGCGAGttgctctctctcatagctatcagaaaataagtgcaatttatcacactgaccatagcaaaacaaagcaaaaaatctacctagctgaatcaagcgAACAAGTGTGctaaagttagctagctacctactGAGCCACTGAACTGTCTGacctgttcagcagaaaaaaagccatctctgcgccagtcttcaatcccttcagatctcAGAGTTTTcgccacctctcaaaagccatgccgatatttattcacattttagcGCAGGCTCTGTCACgttccctttttgactgcaggctctccgTAGTTCGaggtttcttggttttgacaacagctgattccccagatgtcaacgaCGATTGCGCTTAGAACTAAACAGACGTCCTGATGACACgtttaaattctaagcagcTGTTGTAAGAATAAGCTACAAACattccaccatcctcagcactcGCGCGCACGATATAGTAGCTGGCTCTTCGTCTTTCTGTGTATGAACGTGACGTAACCACGCAAAGGTGAATGACATCAAACTGACGTTTCCCACGAAATTCGACCCGACTGCTCAAactataaatcattattataagcttacaGTTGTGAATCAGGGtaaggtaaggagacagttttgaacactgatttttttttttatgtacctGCTTGataattgttttttgttcaattttaaccaatttttttttttttttcatttttcactttcattttttgttttcagatttaaaaattttccttagctattttatttctcttgtatCTAATACTTGTGTATTCAGTGTGCGTTATCATCCAGGCGTTCTGGGCATAGTGAgaatttttacaatttacagTGTAGGTGGGGTTCAGTATGTGTGGTATGATTTTTCAGGCATTTGCACCTAGCCATTTAGCAAACACTTCAATCCAGAGTGACTTAGATAATATGCAAAGGGTCAAAGGTAAAGAACCTATCATGTTCATACAAAGAAGTAATACAAAAGCTGAGCAATGCAACAAAAGTGCAGAGAAAATTAGAAAGAAATGTGTCCATTTCAAATTAACTTTGTCGAAAAACACAGAGTGGTGCAGGGACGGCGTCATTTTGTATCAtttgatcacagagcttattttttgcaataatccaaaagcctgtgtgaaaatcttattgGGTTTTTGTCACAGTAACCAGTGTGACGCTAACTTCCTGGTTCCGGTacaaatgacgtcatccctgcaccactctgtTAGTTGTTGTGACTACCAAATGTACACTTTTTAGCAAACCAGTCATGTATCATGACTATTTAAAATGCCGATTAAGAGCACCCTTCGCTTGTTCATTTATTCCTGTCCTCCTGATGTTTTCCCTGTTCAGGCTTCGCAATCTACTTCTTCTATGGGATCTGGAACAGCAGTGAAGCCCTGAACAGCATCCAGcgaaaaaagaataagaaaaccCCCATCTACTTAGGAGCTGATGAGAGTGAGCTGGAGGGCATGTCTCCTTGATAAACAAAGAGAATCAGCTCATCTCTAACCATGAAGTACTACACTTACAAAGCAAAGACTACAAATTCAGTGTTATACAGTTGAAAGTCTTTATTCTTATAGATTATGTCGAGCgttttatttcaaaacaaaccaaccaaccaaccaacaaaaACTAGACCGTTCTGAGTACATAAAATCAATATGATTTAGAAAGTTTTACTTGACATCGATGAACCTAAATGAGCGGTAATAACACAGTACAGATAAATACTATCAGCGCTCAAGCTGATGGACGTAGTGTACTCGTTG encodes the following:
- the slc7a3a gene encoding cationic amino acid transporter 3a; this encodes MVDKLASVGRMLLRRRVLDCSSVETRFARCLSTLDLVALGVGSTLGAGVYVLAGEVAREKAGPAIVLCFLVAALSSMLAGLCYAEFGARVPKTGSAYLYSYVTVGEIWAFITGWNLILSYVIGTASVARAWSSTFDNLIEQRISTFFRSVMSMKVPGNVLAEYPDLFALVLILLLTGLLAFGVNESALVNKIFTGINLVVLGFVMISGFVKGNTANWNLTKDDFVNDTNITAPEYVLKSFGDGGFAPFGFRGILAGAATCFYAFVGFDCIATTSEEAKNPMRSIPVGIVVSLLICFFAYFGVSAALTLMMPYYKLNTQSPLPEAFSYVGWAPARYIVAVGSLCALSTSLLGSMFPMPRVIYAMAEDGLLFRFLSSINKRTKTPLLATAVSGFVAALMAFLFDLAALVDLMSIGTLLAYSLVAVCVLILRYQPGMLGSSSQSEKLVELVGGEKVAVSADSGDEYCLDSDDRLPREEFSFKLLLVPSRDTPTKMSGTIVYAVTAIISMLITVLCGVLALWLDELMNGHPVWVAVCAVLTLLCFFCVIIIWRQPESKEVLTFKVPLLPWLPLFSVFVNIYLMMQLDLATWCRFAVWMAVGFAIYFFYGIWNSSEALNSIQRKKNKKTPIYLGADESELEGMSP